In Kushneria marisflavi, the following are encoded in one genomic region:
- a CDS encoding asparaginase — translation MTHSLSGKARRIVVLGTGGTIAGSSSQAGANLGYTAGTVSVEDLLGGIAAPDGFTLHAEQVAQLDSKDMDTATWQSLHERCQHWLAQDDVTGLVITHGTDTVEETAFFLHSVLPASKPVVLACAMRPSTALMPDGPQNLRDALAVVATPEAAGVTVVCAGEIHGAIEVSKTHPYRLKAFGSGDSGPIGYVEEASVRQLRAWPHQAAGESLTPPGADQWPRVEIVLSHAGANGALIDLLVRERQSGAADAVAGLVLGATGNASLHRELEQAAHRAQAAGIEVRVAARCNEGRLLPTSDAAFPIMAALSPVKARIALMLELCRD, via the coding sequence ATGACCCACTCCCTTTCCGGCAAGGCACGTCGCATTGTCGTGCTCGGTACCGGCGGCACCATTGCCGGTTCCTCCTCACAGGCAGGGGCCAACCTTGGCTATACCGCCGGCACGGTGTCGGTAGAGGACCTGCTGGGAGGTATTGCCGCCCCGGACGGCTTTACCCTGCATGCCGAGCAGGTTGCCCAGCTCGACAGCAAGGACATGGATACCGCCACCTGGCAGAGCCTGCATGAGCGCTGCCAGCACTGGCTGGCCCAGGATGACGTTACGGGGCTGGTCATTACTCACGGTACCGATACCGTCGAGGAGACCGCCTTTTTCCTGCACTCGGTGCTGCCCGCTTCCAAACCCGTGGTGCTCGCCTGTGCGATGCGCCCGTCAACCGCGTTGATGCCGGATGGCCCGCAAAACCTGCGCGACGCGCTGGCCGTGGTGGCAACGCCCGAGGCGGCAGGCGTTACGGTGGTCTGTGCCGGTGAAATTCACGGCGCGATCGAAGTGAGCAAGACCCACCCCTATCGCCTGAAGGCGTTTGGCTCTGGCGATAGCGGCCCCATCGGTTATGTGGAAGAGGCCAGCGTCCGACAGCTGCGCGCCTGGCCTCATCAAGCTGCAGGCGAGTCGTTGACCCCGCCGGGCGCCGATCAATGGCCCCGGGTAGAGATCGTGCTCAGCCACGCAGGCGCCAACGGTGCGCTGATTGATCTACTCGTGCGCGAGCGGCAAAGCGGCGCGGCGGATGCAGTGGCGGGGCTCGTGCTCGGCGCGACCGGCAATGCCAGTCTTCATCGCGAGCTCGAGCAGGCCGCCCATCGGGCTCAGGCGGCCGGGATCGAGGTGAGGGTGGCCGCGCGCTGCAACGAGGGACGGCTACTGCCCACATCGGACGCCGCCTTTCCGATCATGGCGGCGCTATCACCGGTGAAGGCCAGGATCGCCCTGATGCTTGAATTGTGCCGCGATTGA
- a CDS encoding DSD1 family PLP-dependent enzyme translates to MTSLHSVETPAALIDVQRMQRNIERMQTRMDHLGVRFRPHVKTAKCPDVTRAQVAAGARGITVSTLKEAEQFFAAGITDILYAVGIAPDKLPRALALCQRGCDLTLIVDNIDAAHALNDFGKAHGATFEVWIEIDSDGHRAGIKPEDDALPEIAHALQKGGMTLGGVMTHAGSSYDHSTPDALRQIAEQERAAAVRAAQRLREAGLPCPAVSVGSTPTALSAEHLEGVTEVRAGVYVFFDLVMHNVGVCTLDDIALSVLTTVIGHQQEKGWAIVDAGWMAMSRDRGTQKQTHDFGFGQVCTDSGTVLEGYVLSGANQEHGIVSCRVDVDHDIRQRFPIGTRLRILPNHACATGAQHPEYKVLLSDDSIETRPRFYGW, encoded by the coding sequence ATGACTTCTCTTCACTCTGTCGAGACACCTGCCGCTCTGATCGATGTCCAGCGCATGCAACGCAATATTGAGCGGATGCAGACCCGCATGGATCACCTTGGCGTCCGCTTTCGCCCGCACGTCAAGACAGCCAAGTGTCCGGACGTGACACGGGCGCAGGTGGCAGCCGGTGCCCGAGGCATCACCGTCTCGACCCTCAAGGAAGCCGAGCAGTTCTTCGCCGCAGGCATCACCGATATTCTCTACGCCGTGGGCATCGCCCCGGACAAGCTTCCCCGCGCGCTGGCGCTGTGTCAGCGCGGCTGTGATCTGACGCTCATCGTGGATAATATCGACGCCGCCCATGCGCTGAACGATTTCGGAAAGGCGCATGGCGCCACCTTCGAGGTCTGGATCGAGATCGACAGCGACGGACATCGGGCGGGCATCAAACCCGAAGACGATGCCCTTCCCGAGATCGCACACGCGCTTCAAAAAGGCGGCATGACTTTGGGAGGCGTCATGACCCATGCCGGCTCCAGCTATGACCACAGCACGCCTGACGCACTGCGCCAGATCGCCGAACAGGAGCGCGCCGCAGCCGTACGAGCCGCACAGCGGCTGCGCGAGGCCGGTCTGCCCTGCCCGGCTGTCAGCGTTGGTTCAACCCCCACGGCCCTGAGTGCCGAGCATCTGGAAGGGGTGACCGAAGTTCGTGCCGGCGTTTACGTTTTTTTTGATCTGGTCATGCACAATGTGGGCGTGTGCACGCTGGATGACATCGCGCTGAGCGTGTTGACGACCGTGATCGGCCATCAGCAGGAGAAGGGATGGGCGATTGTCGATGCCGGCTGGATGGCGATGAGTCGCGACCGCGGCACCCAGAAACAGACGCATGATTTCGGTTTCGGTCAGGTCTGCACCGACAGCGGCACCGTGCTGGAAGGCTACGTTCTAAGCGGGGCCAATCAGGAGCATGGGATCGTCTCCTGCAGAGTCGATGTCGATCACGACATCAGGCAACGTTTCCCCATCGGCACGCGTCTGCGTATTCTGCCCAACCACGCGTGCGCCACCGGTGCCCAGCACCCTGAATACAAGGTCCTGCTGTCTGATGACAGTATCGAGACCCGGCCACGCTTTTATGGCTGGTAA
- a CDS encoding helix-turn-helix transcriptional regulator, with translation MTSKTPEQQWLLEQLQQVADGVAQTFAPFCEVVVHDLLTPSHAVLAIHNNLSGREPGHPATELGLARIQDAELDPVIANYPNRFSDGRQLKSTSIGIKDREGRYIAALCMNIDLSVFQGFQGMLNQFVALQGDAPTQETLDPMGGDAIRARIDRFAASLATTPRALKAEDRRVLVRALKAEGLLEVRRAMEIVAAHLGVSRASVYGYAR, from the coding sequence ATGACGTCAAAAACTCCGGAGCAGCAGTGGTTGCTCGAACAGCTTCAGCAGGTCGCCGACGGGGTCGCCCAGACCTTTGCTCCCTTCTGCGAGGTGGTTGTCCACGACCTGCTCACCCCTTCGCACGCCGTGCTGGCGATCCATAACAACCTGTCCGGTCGGGAGCCCGGCCATCCGGCCACCGAGCTGGGGCTGGCCAGAATTCAGGACGCCGAACTCGATCCGGTGATTGCCAACTACCCCAACCGGTTTTCGGATGGTCGTCAGCTCAAGAGTACGTCGATCGGCATCAAGGATCGTGAGGGACGCTATATCGCTGCGCTGTGCATGAACATCGATCTCAGCGTCTTTCAGGGATTTCAGGGCATGCTTAACCAGTTTGTCGCGCTTCAGGGCGACGCACCGACGCAGGAGACGCTGGACCCGATGGGCGGCGATGCCATTCGGGCGCGTATCGACCGATTCGCCGCGAGCCTGGCCACCACGCCGCGCGCGCTCAAGGCAGAAGATCGCAGGGTGCTGGTCAGGGCACTCAAGGCAGAAGGGCTGCTGGAAGTGCGTCGGGCGATGGAAATTGTTGCCGCCCATCTGGGCGTGTCTCGCGCCTCGGTCTATGGCTATGCAAGATAG
- a CDS encoding threo-3-hydroxy-L-aspartate ammonia-lyase, producing MNHLPTFDDVVAASKRLEGHARRTPVMTSRTVDETLGAQVFFKCENLQRTGAFKFRGAFNTLSRFSPEQRRAGVVAFSSGNHAQAIALSARMLDIPATIVMPQDAPEAKVAATQGYGGQVVMYDRYTEDREQIGRDLAERHGLTLIPPYDHPDVLAGQGTAAMELLEETGPLDALFVCLGGGGLLSGCALAARAMSPQCRVYGVEPEAGNDGQQSFRSGRIVHIDTPKTIADGAQTQHLGQITFPIIQRDVDDILTASDAELIECMSFMAERMKLVVEPTGCLGFAAARQRAAELRGKRVGIIISGGNVDMARFAGLLSA from the coding sequence ATGAATCACCTTCCCACCTTTGACGATGTGGTCGCTGCATCAAAACGACTTGAAGGCCACGCGCGGCGTACGCCGGTCATGACCTCGCGTACTGTCGATGAGACGCTGGGCGCGCAGGTCTTTTTCAAGTGCGAAAACCTTCAGCGCACGGGCGCCTTCAAGTTCCGGGGCGCCTTCAATACGCTCTCCAGGTTCAGTCCCGAGCAAAGGCGTGCCGGCGTGGTGGCGTTCTCTTCCGGCAATCATGCCCAGGCCATTGCCCTGTCTGCCCGGATGCTGGACATCCCGGCGACCATCGTCATGCCCCAGGACGCACCAGAGGCCAAGGTGGCGGCCACCCAAGGCTATGGCGGGCAGGTGGTGATGTATGATCGCTACACTGAGGATCGGGAGCAGATTGGCCGAGACCTGGCCGAGAGACATGGTCTGACGTTGATCCCCCCCTATGATCACCCCGATGTGCTCGCAGGGCAGGGGACGGCCGCCATGGAACTTCTTGAGGAGACCGGTCCGCTGGATGCGCTGTTCGTTTGTCTGGGCGGTGGTGGTCTGCTGTCGGGGTGTGCGCTGGCGGCTCGTGCGATGTCACCGCAGTGTCGGGTCTATGGCGTCGAGCCCGAGGCAGGCAATGACGGACAGCAATCGTTTCGCTCGGGACGGATCGTCCATATCGATACCCCCAAAACCATTGCCGATGGCGCGCAGACCCAGCATCTGGGTCAGATCACCTTTCCGATCATCCAGCGCGATGTCGACGACATTCTGACCGCCTCGGACGCCGAACTTATCGAGTGCATGTCGTTTATGGCCGAGCGCATGAAGCTGGTGGTCGAGCCGACCGGTTGTCTTGGTTTTGCCGCCGCCCGACAGAGGGCGGCCGAGCTCAGGGGCAAGCGTGTCGGCATCATCATCAGTGGTGGCAACGTTGACATGGCGCGCTTTGCCGGTCTTCTGAGCGCCTGA
- the ppsR gene encoding posphoenolpyruvate synthetase regulatory kinase/phosphorylase PpsR, with protein MPKTVFYISDGTAITMEVLGHAVLSQFDTEFTQRTWPFVDTRERAIEIRDRIDRLFAETGERPIVFYSIVSDEIRQIILSSHGFCHDVIESVIAPLSEELNMAPHPTLHRTHGLNQRNVARYDERIAAIDYALAHDDGLSLRHLEQAQVILIGVSRCGKTPTSLYLAMQFGLRVANYPFIADDMDRLALPPALREQRGKLFGLTINADRLAAIRNERRTASTYASLRQCRLELSEVEALYRRLRIPYLDTTNYSVEEIATRLMDTLGIDRRIF; from the coding sequence ATGCCAAAAACAGTGTTTTATATTTCCGATGGCACGGCCATTACCATGGAAGTGCTGGGACATGCCGTTCTTTCCCAGTTTGATACGGAATTTACCCAACGCACCTGGCCCTTCGTCGACACTCGCGAGCGCGCGATCGAAATTCGTGACCGTATTGACCGGCTCTTTGCCGAGACCGGTGAGCGACCCATCGTCTTTTACTCGATCGTCAGTGATGAAATTCGCCAGATCATCCTGTCGAGTCACGGCTTCTGCCATGACGTGATCGAATCCGTCATCGCCCCGCTCAGCGAAGAGCTCAACATGGCACCGCATCCCACGCTGCACCGCACTCACGGGCTCAATCAGCGCAATGTGGCCCGCTATGATGAACGTATCGCGGCCATCGACTATGCCCTGGCCCACGATGATGGCCTGTCGCTGCGCCATCTCGAGCAGGCTCAGGTGATCCTGATCGGCGTCTCACGCTGTGGCAAAACACCCACCAGTCTGTATCTGGCCATGCAGTTTGGTCTGCGGGTTGCCAACTATCCCTTCATTGCAGATGACATGGACCGCCTGGCGCTGCCGCCGGCCCTTCGAGAGCAACGCGGCAAGCTGTTTGGATTGACCATCAATGCCGACCGACTTGCCGCCATTCGCAACGAGCGGCGCACCGCCAGCACCTATGCCTCTCTCAGGCAATGTCGACTGGAGCTTTCCGAGGTCGAGGCGCTCTATCGTCGGCTGCGCATCCCCTATCTGGACACCACCAACTACTCGGTCGAGGAGATCGCCACCCGCCTGATGGACACCCTCGGAATCGATCGGCGCATTTTCTAG
- the ppsA gene encoding phosphoenolpyruvate synthase: MSDRKVTDDNRPNSAELDVLWYDQVGMHDVDRVGGKNASLGEMISHLTSLGVQVPNGFATTADAWRRFLEQSGLDDRIHALLDETDIDDTQALAAAGTRIRQWVIDTPFTAELDSAIATAYEQLAGDNPNASFAVRSSATAEDMPDASFAGQQETFLNVQGLDAVREAIHHVFASLFNDRAISYRVHQGYDHKGVALSAGVQRMVRSDLATSGVMFTIDTESGFDQVVFITAAWGLGEMVVQGAVNPDEYYVHKPTLAANRPSVVRRSMGTKAERMVYADDRAHGKQVRIEPVDTADQDRFCLSDEEIEALARQAMLIEQHYGRPMDIEWAKDGHTGELLIVQARPETVRSRKQVMERYQLKSRGPVVAEGRAIGQRIGAGPVKIISDISQMHEVSPGDVLVTDMTDPDWEPIMKRAAAIVTNRGGRTCHAAIIARELGIPAVVGCGDATERLTSTSHVTVSCAEGDTGYIYEGELEFEVKSAAIDDLPELPLKLMMNVGNPDRAFDFATLPNEGVGLARLEFIINRMIGIHPRALLEFDRQTPALQAEIKSRIAGYSDPVEFYVARLTEGMATLAAAFWPKRVIVRLSDFKTNEYANLVGGEQYEPHEENPMLGFRGAGRYVSPDFRDCFALECQAVKRVRDVMGLENVEIMIPFVRTLKDASAVIETLETHGLKRGENGLKVIMMCELPSNALLADQFLEYFDGFSIGSNDMTQLTLGLDRDSGTVSEQFDERNDAVLALLSMAIRAAKRQGKYVGICGQGPSDHPDFAAWLMAEGIDSLSLNPDTVINTWIALGEQGDGGAPQAGNGQPASLLNK, translated from the coding sequence ATGAGTGATCGCAAGGTGACAGACGACAATCGCCCCAACAGCGCTGAGCTGGATGTGCTCTGGTATGACCAGGTGGGCATGCACGATGTGGATCGTGTCGGAGGCAAGAATGCCTCGCTGGGCGAGATGATCAGTCATCTGACCAGTCTGGGCGTTCAGGTGCCCAATGGCTTTGCGACCACCGCCGATGCATGGCGACGCTTTCTGGAGCAGAGCGGTCTGGATGATCGCATCCACGCTCTGCTTGATGAGACCGACATCGACGATACCCAGGCGCTGGCCGCTGCCGGCACCCGTATTCGTCAGTGGGTGATCGACACGCCCTTTACCGCTGAACTCGACAGCGCCATCGCCACGGCCTACGAACAGCTGGCAGGCGACAATCCGAACGCTTCCTTTGCGGTACGCTCGTCGGCCACGGCCGAGGATATGCCGGACGCTTCCTTTGCCGGCCAGCAGGAAACCTTCCTCAACGTGCAGGGACTGGACGCGGTGCGTGAGGCGATTCACCACGTGTTTGCCTCGCTGTTCAATGACCGCGCCATCTCCTACCGCGTTCACCAGGGCTACGATCACAAGGGCGTGGCGCTGTCCGCCGGTGTGCAGCGCATGGTGCGCTCGGATCTGGCCACCTCGGGCGTCATGTTCACCATCGACACCGAGTCCGGCTTCGATCAGGTCGTGTTCATTACCGCCGCCTGGGGTCTGGGCGAAATGGTGGTACAGGGCGCCGTCAATCCGGATGAATACTACGTTCACAAGCCCACTCTGGCTGCCAATCGCCCCTCGGTCGTGCGTCGCAGCATGGGCACCAAGGCCGAGCGCATGGTGTATGCCGATGATCGCGCTCACGGCAAGCAGGTACGCATCGAGCCGGTCGATACCGCCGACCAGGACCGTTTCTGCCTGAGCGATGAGGAGATTGAAGCGCTGGCCCGTCAGGCCATGCTGATCGAGCAGCACTATGGCCGCCCGATGGACATCGAGTGGGCGAAGGATGGTCACACCGGTGAGCTTTTGATCGTTCAGGCGCGTCCGGAAACCGTTCGCTCGCGCAAGCAGGTCATGGAGCGCTACCAGCTCAAGTCTCGTGGCCCGGTGGTCGCCGAAGGGCGCGCCATCGGTCAGCGCATCGGCGCCGGCCCCGTGAAGATCATCTCCGACATCAGCCAGATGCATGAAGTCTCTCCTGGCGATGTGCTGGTCACCGACATGACCGACCCGGACTGGGAACCGATCATGAAGCGTGCCGCGGCGATCGTGACCAACCGTGGCGGACGTACCTGCCACGCGGCGATCATCGCCCGTGAACTGGGAATTCCGGCCGTGGTCGGCTGTGGCGATGCCACCGAACGGCTGACTTCGACCTCTCATGTCACCGTTTCCTGTGCCGAGGGCGACACCGGCTACATCTACGAAGGCGAGCTGGAGTTCGAGGTCAAGAGTGCTGCCATTGATGACCTGCCGGAGCTGCCGCTCAAACTGATGATGAACGTCGGCAACCCCGACCGAGCCTTTGACTTTGCCACACTGCCCAACGAGGGTGTGGGTCTGGCGCGTCTGGAGTTCATCATCAACCGCATGATCGGCATTCACCCGCGTGCCCTGCTGGAGTTCGACCGTCAGACGCCGGCGCTGCAGGCTGAAATCAAGAGCCGCATTGCGGGTTACTCTGATCCGGTCGAGTTCTACGTGGCCCGTCTGACCGAAGGCATGGCGACCCTGGCGGCGGCCTTCTGGCCCAAGCGTGTCATCGTGCGTCTGTCGGACTTCAAGACCAACGAGTACGCTAACCTGGTGGGTGGTGAACAGTACGAGCCGCACGAGGAAAACCCGATGCTGGGCTTCCGCGGTGCCGGTCGCTACGTCTCGCCGGACTTCCGTGACTGCTTCGCGCTGGAGTGTCAGGCGGTCAAGCGGGTACGCGACGTGATGGGCCTTGAAAACGTCGAGATCATGATTCCGTTCGTGCGGACGCTCAAGGACGCCAGCGCCGTTATCGAGACGCTGGAAACCCACGGTCTCAAGCGCGGTGAAAACGGCCTCAAGGTCATCATGATGTGCGAGCTGCCTTCCAATGCGCTGCTGGCCGATCAGTTCCTTGAGTACTTTGATGGCTTCTCGATCGGCTCCAACGACATGACCCAGCTCACGCTGGGGCTGGACCGCGACTCCGGTACGGTCTCCGAGCAGTTCGACGAGCGCAATGATGCCGTCCTGGCCCTGCTGTCGATGGCCATCCGCGCGGCCAAGCGTCAGGGCAAGTATGTGGGCATCTGCGGGCAGGGCCCGTCGGATCATCCGGACTTCGCGGCCTGGCTGATGGCGGAAGGCATCGACAGTCTCTCGCTCAACCCGGATACCGTGATCAATACCTGGATTGCGCTGGGGGAGCAGGGTGACGGTGGCGCGCCTCAGGCGGGCAATGGCCAGCCGGCATCACTGCTCAACAAGTAA
- a CDS encoding ROK family transcriptional regulator translates to MIKIRIDAQTRRTSEGICLSVRYRNPVSDTMIRLSDSRPAGDLNSLKQRNRLAILDALRRTPGMTRTELARLTGLTKVTVGSAVTPLLESGWLEEGALQHRRGGRPGRELSLGEHHHLLLGAEVGVHELRLMACTLSGATLAQRCISLSNPTPDETARQLAYEITTLLESDDLGARQLLGVGVALPGPVMPNEPLLGLAPNLGWHQVRFLDLLANHLPGLAGIRVMDNESSLAAFGELYFATHDAPESLLFVSADTGIGSGLVENGAPPRIIRGVHGLAGEIGHTLLDPDGTLCHCGNYGCAETLVSGWRLRQQLGIEDSIDLVDGVAALPASRTAPVLERAGQALGMLLHNLHHTLNPAEIVIGGTLTTLGPAFMDPALARFASTQRRLLPEATLITPRVLTQHQLIPARGAAAMVMASALAALEASP, encoded by the coding sequence ATGATAAAAATAAGGATCGACGCTCAAACACGTCGTACCAGCGAGGGCATCTGCCTGTCCGTTCGTTATCGCAACCCGGTGTCCGACACCATGATTCGTCTGTCTGATTCACGCCCTGCCGGCGACCTCAATTCCCTGAAACAGCGCAATCGCCTGGCCATTCTTGATGCGCTGCGGCGCACTCCCGGCATGACCCGTACCGAACTGGCACGCCTGACGGGGCTGACCAAGGTTACCGTCGGCAGCGCCGTAACCCCGTTGCTTGAAAGCGGGTGGCTCGAGGAGGGGGCCCTGCAACATCGACGTGGCGGGCGGCCCGGGCGTGAGCTGTCGCTTGGCGAACACCATCATCTGCTGCTGGGGGCCGAGGTCGGCGTGCACGAACTCCGGTTGATGGCCTGTACGCTGTCCGGGGCAACGCTGGCCCAGCGCTGCATATCACTGTCAAACCCCACCCCCGATGAGACCGCCCGCCAGCTGGCATACGAGATCACGACCCTGCTTGAAAGCGACGATCTTGGCGCCCGACAGCTGCTGGGGGTGGGCGTCGCCCTGCCGGGCCCGGTCATGCCGAATGAACCGCTACTGGGACTGGCACCCAACCTGGGCTGGCATCAGGTCCGGTTTCTGGACCTGCTGGCGAACCACCTGCCGGGGCTTGCGGGGATTCGAGTGATGGACAACGAATCCTCACTGGCCGCTTTCGGCGAGCTTTACTTCGCCACGCATGACGCGCCCGAATCACTGCTGTTTGTCAGCGCCGATACGGGCATTGGCAGTGGTCTGGTAGAAAACGGCGCGCCGCCGCGCATCATTCGCGGCGTGCATGGTCTGGCCGGTGAAATTGGTCATACCCTGCTCGACCCGGACGGGACACTCTGTCACTGCGGCAACTACGGCTGCGCCGAGACACTGGTGAGCGGCTGGCGCCTGAGGCAGCAACTCGGCATCGAGGACAGCATCGATCTGGTCGACGGTGTGGCGGCGCTCCCGGCTTCACGTACGGCTCCGGTGCTCGAACGGGCCGGCCAGGCGCTGGGCATGCTGCTGCATAATCTTCATCACACGCTCAATCCGGCCGAAATCGTGATCGGTGGCACGCTGACCACGCTTGGCCCCGCCTTCATGGACCCGGCGCTTGCCCGTTTTGCCAGCACCCAGCGCCGACTGCTGCCGGAGGCCACCCTGATTACGCCGCGCGTACTGACACAACATCAGCTGATACCGGCCCGGGGTGCCGCAGCGATGGTAATGGCCAGTGCCCTGGCCGCTCTGGAAGCCTCGCCCTGA
- a CDS encoding SDR family NAD(P)-dependent oxidoreductase: MTAPIYPDLKGRRVVVTGGGSGIGEGIVRAFAEQGSEVHFLDIIDEAAALAESLGEHVHFHRCDLTDPRALDQVLADIGTVEVLVNNAANDDRHRLEDVTPEYWDDRMAINLRHQALSVRAVAAGMRAQGRGSIINMGSISWHLGQPGMVLYETAKAAIEGLTRALASELGSDGIRVNCVIPGNIKTPRQSRWYTPEDEAQIVAEQKLKVRLHPHHVASMVLFLASDAAGGCTAHNYWVDGGWL, from the coding sequence ATGACGGCTCCGATATATCCCGATTTGAAAGGCCGTCGCGTGGTGGTCACCGGGGGTGGTTCCGGTATTGGGGAAGGCATTGTGCGTGCCTTTGCCGAGCAGGGTAGTGAGGTGCACTTTCTCGACATCATTGATGAGGCGGCAGCGCTTGCCGAGTCGCTGGGGGAGCACGTGCACTTTCATCGCTGTGATCTGACCGACCCTCGCGCGCTGGATCAGGTGCTGGCCGACATCGGCACGGTAGAAGTACTGGTCAACAACGCCGCCAACGATGATCGCCATCGGCTTGAAGACGTCACGCCCGAGTACTGGGACGATCGCATGGCGATCAATCTGCGCCATCAGGCGCTGTCAGTGCGGGCGGTGGCCGCCGGCATGCGCGCACAGGGTCGCGGATCAATCATCAACATGGGATCCATCAGCTGGCATCTCGGTCAGCCGGGGATGGTGCTTTATGAAACTGCCAAGGCGGCCATCGAGGGCCTGACCCGGGCACTGGCCAGCGAGCTGGGCAGTGACGGCATTCGCGTCAACTGCGTGATACCCGGCAACATCAAGACGCCGCGTCAGTCACGCTGGTACACCCCGGAAGACGAGGCGCAAATCGTGGCAGAACAAAAGCTCAAGGTGCGTCTACACCCGCATCATGTCGCCAGCATGGTGCTCTTTCTGGCCTCCGATGCGGCCGGTGGCTGTACTGCCCACAACTACTGGGTCGATGGCGGCTGGCTGTAG
- a CDS encoding sugar porter family MFS transporter, whose protein sequence is MQSDTSVQDEDGRKQQFYVFIICCVAALGGFLFGFDSGVINGTVDGLQAAFNSEAAGTGFNVASMLLGCAGGAFFAGRLADRFGRRMLLIVAALFFIVSAWGSGVSQGSFEFVIYRILGGIAVGAASVMTPAYISEVAPAAIRGRLATIQQIAIITGLFMAFVSNYVLARVAGASTAEFWGGFEAWRWMFWMELIPAVIFFLALLGIPESPRFLISKGEGKKALKVLKTLMANREAEQKAEDIRTSLHRERTPGLSDLINASTGRVHRIVWVGIGLAVFQQLVGINVVFYYGAVLWQSVGFTESDALLINIISGAVSIAACLITIAVIDKVGRKPILWIGSVGMTVTLGILAYAFSTAAIVDGSLRLSDSMGIVALLSANIYVMFFNASWGPVMWVMLGEMFPNQMRGSGLAVSGLFQWLANFGITMTFPIMLAGIGLGGAYGIYAFFALISVFFVIKMVRETRGRELEDMAYE, encoded by the coding sequence ATGCAGTCAGACACTTCGGTTCAGGATGAGGACGGCCGCAAACAGCAGTTCTATGTGTTCATTATCTGCTGTGTCGCCGCGCTTGGCGGCTTCCTGTTCGGCTTTGACAGCGGGGTCATCAACGGCACCGTGGATGGCCTGCAGGCTGCCTTCAATTCCGAAGCCGCAGGCACCGGCTTCAACGTGGCCTCGATGCTGCTGGGCTGTGCCGGCGGCGCCTTCTTTGCCGGTCGTCTGGCGGACCGCTTCGGGCGACGGATGCTGTTGATCGTCGCAGCACTTTTTTTCATCGTCAGTGCCTGGGGGTCCGGCGTCTCTCAGGGCTCTTTTGAGTTCGTCATCTATCGCATCCTCGGCGGTATCGCGGTGGGGGCGGCCAGCGTCATGACGCCGGCCTATATCAGTGAGGTGGCCCCGGCCGCCATTCGCGGTCGCCTCGCCACCATCCAGCAGATCGCCATCATCACGGGGCTGTTCATGGCCTTTGTCAGCAACTATGTGCTGGCGCGAGTCGCCGGTGCCTCGACCGCCGAATTCTGGGGCGGTTTTGAAGCCTGGCGCTGGATGTTCTGGATGGAGCTGATCCCGGCGGTCATCTTCTTTTTGGCACTGCTGGGGATTCCGGAAAGCCCGCGCTTTTTGATCAGCAAGGGCGAGGGCAAAAAGGCCCTCAAGGTACTCAAAACGTTGATGGCCAATCGCGAAGCCGAGCAGAAGGCAGAAGACATTCGTACCTCGCTGCATCGTGAGCGCACGCCCGGCCTGTCTGACCTGATCAACGCCTCGACCGGTCGCGTACACCGTATTGTCTGGGTCGGCATTGGTCTTGCCGTGTTCCAGCAGCTGGTCGGTATCAACGTGGTGTTCTACTACGGCGCGGTGCTGTGGCAGTCGGTCGGCTTTACCGAAAGCGATGCGCTTTTGATCAACATCATCAGTGGGGCGGTCAGTATCGCGGCGTGTCTGATCACCATTGCGGTGATCGACAAGGTCGGACGCAAGCCGATTCTGTGGATCGGCTCGGTCGGCATGACGGTCACTCTGGGCATTCTGGCCTATGCCTTCTCGACCGCCGCAATCGTGGATGGCTCGCTGCGCCTGTCCGACAGCATGGGCATCGTGGCGCTGCTATCGGCCAACATCTACGTCATGTTCTTCAACGCCTCCTGGGGCCCGGTCATGTGGGTCATGCTCGGCGAAATGTTCCCCAACCAGATGCGCGGTTCGGGGCTGGCCGTGTCGGGGCTTTTCCAGTGGCTGGCGAACTTCGGTATCACCATGACCTTCCCGATCATGCTGGCCGGTATCGGTCTGGGCGGCGCCTACGGTATCTACGCCTTCTTTGCCCTGATCTCGGTCTTTTTCGTCATCAAAATGGTCAGGGAAACACGGGGTCGCGAGCTCGAAGACATGGCCTACGAGTAA